The DNA window GAAAACTTGCGCTATGTTCCCAACAGCGCCACTATTGACCAGGCCATCAAGAACGggtttttgaaattggatCATGAGCTAGTCAATAAGAATATTGAGAAACTATTAACCGATGGCAATAAGGCCAAGGCAGCTGAATTGTTGATGCCAGCCTTGTCAGGTTCCTGTGCGTTATTGAGTTTTTATGACACCAATTCGCAAATGCTCAAAGTGGCCGTAACGGGTGACTCAAGAGCAATTTTGGGCTCATTTAAGGATAATCATTGGACTGTACGTCAATTGAGTATTGACCAAACAGGTGCAAACCCATCAGAAGTTGCTCGTATTATCAGCGAACATCCGAATGAGCCAAAAGTAATAAGAAATGGCCGTGTATTGGGTAGTCTAGAGCCAACAAGAGCATTTGGCGACTGCCGCTACAAGCTACCAGCTGTGATTCAAGAGAGGATATATAAACAGTTTTTTGGAAGACCATTgccaaatcaattaaagtCGCCGCCATATGTCACGGCAGAACCAATTATCACCACGACAAAGATTAATCCAAATGAACACGATTTTTTGGTTATGGCGTCTGATGGGTTATACGAAATGTTGACAAACGAAGAGATTGTGGGATTAGTGGTCAAATGGATGGAAAAAGCAGACATGATCAAGCCGCGCAAGTCGTGGTTTGGATTTGGCAGTGCAGACAGCAAATTGCCAGACGTTAAGGATGTAACCAATGATAGAGCGCTGAAAAAGCCTTTGAATAACAAATTGGGAAATAGCTTTCTATTAGAAGATAACAACGTATCTACTCATTTGATTCGAAATGCGTTATCCAACGGTGGGTCCAAGGAACAGACGTCTAtgttaatttcaattccaaatcCAGTTTCCAGAAGATATCGTGACGATTTGACAGTTACAGTTGTGTTCTTTGGTAAAGATGCCAAAGGAGAAGATGAAAATGGCACCTTAGAGGTCAATTGGAATGCCACTGCTGGTGGATTAAATGCGGCCAAACCAAAACTTTGATGGCGAAATTGATTCAGACAAAGTTCATTATGCTactagttttttttttatatttatggTATGTGAGTTTTGATGGGTGGTTTGGATTTGCTGTATTATGATTTTAGATTGGTTTGTTGTccttgctttttttttttttttaatttttagttttactattattatcgttagttatttatttatttagaATGAATATCCATATAAAGTgattatattttgaaattttcccaatattgaattgatattCAAGTATCCTCTTATGTGAAATAACCTAAACGCTTTTTGaggttttttctttttcttgtttggtCAATCAAAAACTTTTGCAGTCATGATATATGGGatagtaattttttattttattttaaagCTATATAACTATGGCTGGCTACGTTTACCGTCAGCATGTATCACAGCAAGACCCAACTCCACGTGTCAATGCCTTTGaaattcaatgatttctCCTCTGTGTACTCTCCATAGATCAAACAGTAGTGCTCAAGTAAAAGACGTATTTCTTCTATTTCATCTATCAACTCCAACTTGTTTATTCGGTCCATATCATTATGCTCTATCCACTCACGTCCCTCTTGACTCCTTTTGTATCCACCAATGCAACTCATATCAGTTAGCctcaaattctttaaatgACAGGACTCTTCAAGAAACTTCTTCCGTGCTGTAAGATCTGGGTACTTGCTGAAAGTTTGCAAATTGAGTCCCCTGCTTTGCAAATTGTATGTCATGGTCTCTCCAAACTGATCGTTTAGTGACATTGGTTCATATATCAAAAATCCCACAAATCCTTTGCCTGCAATTCCTGTCCAGTAGTTTATTGTGTTTTGGTATTCTTCTGGTGACAAGTAACACAACACACATTCACTAATAATCAATGTGGGAACTTCTGACTCAAAGCCTCTAATCTGAGAATCTGGTTGCTTTAGTGTTCTCAAATCAATACCATGAAGATGGTATTTCTCAGTGTGTAATTCCGAAGGATAGCTTTCAAACTGcactttgttgttgatgagaGGCAGCATTTCTTTAGTCCTCACTAACTCTCGGATGGTGGGATTTTGTAGGATTGCCAATTTTTTCACCTTTGCAGATTCAGGAAAGTCTATTTCGTGGTAGGTCACATTTGGGTGTGACTTGAGGATCTGGAAAGCTCTTGTGTCTGAACCACTCCCCAATGACACAATTTGACATCTGTCCTTGAATTCCTTTATGAACTTGACTACTACCTGGTCTATTGCTCTTGTTCTCAAATACGAGCCTCGATTGATTATAGGCAACTTCTTCTCCTGAAATAGTCCTTTCAATGCACGCGAGGATGATAATGCTGTGTAGCCAACGCAGTACTGTAAGTAACGCTGATAACTCTCGACCAAATCTTTGACAAATTCATCTGGGGGGTTTAAATATAAGTTTCTGTTAATACTATACTTGCAGCTCAATGCATCCAAATCAGTAGCACGAACTAACTTGTCCTGGCGATCTTTTGGTGATAACATTGTAGATAGTTATTTCTTGCCAATTggccttttttttttaaaaatttgcattttcatttgtgtattctttttttcgATACTTCTACAAAAACCCTGTtggggttttttttttttttttttctatctAAAATATATACGGTTACCACTATGTTTTCTTTATAATAACCCACCAGTTATCTTTCTCGTATCCCTCTTCCACAATTGTACAACATTTAGTTTGTAGACAATTGTCAACCAATTCTCCCTTCCTGTATAAATGGTAGTAACGATACTTGGTAACATCCGGTTCTTCTTCACCTGGTTGCTCTGTGCTTTCTGGTGGTTCCAGCATAGACTCTGccttttgttttcttttattggCTCCCTTTTTCTTCAGTGGCTGTTGCTTTTTTAATACCCAGGGTATCAAAACATCTTGATCATCGCCTTCCTTGTATCCACGGCGAGAAGTCTCCTGCTCAAGGGCCcaacaataaatcaatgCTTCTCCGCCTGCTTTCAATTTAGATAATATGTGCTTAACAGCATCTACTCGTCTTTCTTCGGTAGCAAAATGGTGGATCACTGCTATGGATATagcaaaatcaaatgttCCGTCGGGATGAGGTAACGCCAACCCGTCTGCAACCCCCAAATTGTACTTGTTATTGGAAATCTGCTGGGCACAATTAATCAACCCTTCAGACCTATCTGTTCcaataataagaatatcTTTATTGACATTTAAGTACTTCCCATTACCACAACCAACATCCAAGCCGATGGAGTATTTTGGCCTCAGCGTAAGAAACTTCTCTACTATTGGCCAAGGTTTGTATCTTGTTTGGGAAAAATGACTAGCTATTTCGTTATATACATCATGCACATATGTGACTTCTTGGTTTTGAGGGTCTAAGTTGCTTTCAACAGATACAGATGGAACTGGTGTTGCCATTATTTGATGGTGTGAAATAATCGGTGGCAGATGTGACAGGACATCAGAGAAGAAGagataaaaaattggaagCAGCGCTATGGCTTTccagagaaaaaaaaaaaaaaaaacatccacgcaaatgaaatgaattgattgtgGTATTCACAGAGGGTTTACATGTAATGTTACAATGGTCTATTCAAAGTCGTTAGTAATTGCTGCACTCATTTCGATTATTTCACCATGGGTTTGGATAGGGTTTCAGAATGCCCGCCACTTTGAAATCAAACCAGTTAAATCAATCCCGGTATCAATCAGCTTTGAAAAAGACTCAGAATACTTTAATTTTCCAGATTTGGTCACCGCAACACAAAtacaaattgataatgaacTACGATATATTACAAACAGTTCAGTGAGTGTGCAacttgttgataatttgaatggCTTTAAGAACCACACAAAGTACTCTATCGAGTTGGTTTTAGCACGAGACAACTCTCTTGGCATATCTTCTGACGGATTAAAAGGGTATGTGCTATATTCATACGAGGCAATACACTCCAACGACCTTCCTTATTTGATTGTCCAAACTATATTGTACCATTTGTTAAAGTTTGAAATCCAGCTAGACGAAACAGCTGTATAAACACCTCAAGTTGTTCGTTGCTGGTCAAGTGATAAGTGGCGGGGCGGGGAGAAGCTTGTTCAGCTGCGTTTTACAATATTGGTTATCTATCTTTCTATGAATATGTTTCTAGTTCACCTTCCTCCCTTATTAAATATACCCACCTTGTTTACATAGACTATAGAATACACCTTCCTTCTTGTTTAGTAAATTCTGCGGAGTGTCAAACTCAATCAACTCTCCCTTGTCTAAACTGACAATTTTATCGCTGTCCATAACCGTTTCTAACCTATGGGCTATAGTAATtatagttttgtttttgaattggCTTCTGATTGTCTGCTGTATAATCTGGTCTGTTTGAACATCTACGGCGGCTGTCGCTTCatccaaaaccaaaattttAGAGTCattcattttcaacaacacTCTTGTCAATGACATCAACTGGCGTTGGCctgatgaaaaattagaaCCACCTTCAGTTACTCGATTGAGTAGCTTGTTATTTTCGGCCCCTTCTTCCTTGGGTAGTTTTTCGATATGCTCTTTTAAATGAGCTAATTCCAATGCATGCCATATCTCTTTATCTGTATAATAGTTGAACGGATCTAAATTTTGCCGAATTGTTCCCTCTAGTAATTGTGAATCCTGTGGAATGATGCTCAATCGATGACGCAAATCCTGTAAGAACATTTGGCTAGTAATTATcccatcaatttcaatattccCTTCAACAGCTTCAATGATTCGGAAAACTGCCAACGCCAAAGAACTTTTACCAGCACCAGTTCTTCCTACAATCCCAATCTTTTCTGCTGAGCTTATAGAAAATGTAATTctcttcaaaatcaaatcgaGGTTTTCTCTATACCGGGTCGAGTATTGATTAAACTTAATGACACCTTTTTGTGGCCAGTGCTGAGGAGGtttgatcaatttcaagttAGGTTCCTCCTCTACAGGTAGCTCTGTG is part of the Candida dubliniensis CD36 chromosome R, complete sequence genome and encodes:
- a CDS encoding GPI-protein transamidase complex subunit, putative (Similar to S. cerevisiae GPI17); this encodes MVYSKSLVIAALISIISPWVWIGFQNARHFEIKPVKSIPVSISFEKDSEYFNFPDLVTATQIQIDNELRYITNSSVSVQLVDNLNGFKNHTKYSIELVLARDNSLGISSDGLKGYVLYSYEAIHSNDLPYLIVQTILYHLLKFEIQLDETAV
- a CDS encoding leucine carboxyl methyltransferase, putative (Similar to S. cerevisiae PPM1); this translates as MLSPKDRQDKLVRATDLDALSCKYSINRNLYLNPPDEFVKDLVESYQRYLQYCVGYTALSSSRALKGLFQEKKLPIINRGSYLRTRAIDQVVVKFIKEFKDRCQIVSLGSGSDTRAFQILKSHPNVTYHEIDFPESAKVKKLAILQNPTIRELVRTKEMSPLINNKVQFESYPSELHTEKYHLHGIDLRTLKQPDSQIRGFESEVPTLIISECVLCYLSPEEYQNTINYWTGIAGKGFVGFLIYEPMSLNDQFGETMTYNLQSRGLNLQTFSKYPDLTARKKFLEESCHLKNLRLTDMSCIGGYKRSQEGREWIEHNDMDRINKLELIDEIEEIRLLLEHYCLIYGEYTEEKSLNFKGIDTWSWVLS
- a CDS encoding mitochondrially localized type 2C protein phosphatase, putative (Similar to S. cerevisiae PTC5), whose product is MSFVLAAKPRFVYLTNKQLQTIGKRLLTQSAKSSFKSSQCLLSGPNTMIKTASPKKSQQQYRKSVALVSGVIIVGSYIVFNQSNYFNLDTLPSNLPPPQQSKKLLQDNQKKYFSTSTSSLHQKDSISHQQHKEGIFLLNEEQVSTKLRQFEESYTVNRGKGVTRYDICQLPSNSPIEDDRAEEIVQVPILQDNNIKTSTDWMFFGVFDGHGGWTTSSKLRDQLIGYVINELGTIHKPVQGEENLRYVPNSATIDQAIKNGFLKLDHELVNKNIEKLLTDGNKAKAAELLMPALSGSCALLSFYDTNSQMLKVAVTGDSRAILGSFKDNHWTVRQLSIDQTGANPSEVARIISEHPNEPKVIRNGRVLGSLEPTRAFGDCRYKLPAVIQERIYKQFFGRPLPNQLKSPPYVTAEPIITTTKINPNEHDFLVMASDGLYEMLTNEEIVGLVVKWMEKADMIKPRKSWFGFGSADSKLPDVKDVTNDRASKKPLNNKLGNSFLLEDNNVSTHLIRNALSNGGSKEQTSMLISIPNPVSRRYRDDLTVTVVFFGKDAKGEDENGTLEVNWNATAGGLNAAKPKL
- a CDS encoding mcm5U/mcm5s2U tRNA carboxyl methyltransferase, putative (Similar to S. cerevisiae TRM9), with the protein product MATPVPSVSVESNLDPQNQEVTYVHDVYNEIASHFSQTRYKPWPIVEKFLTSRPKYSIGLDVGCGNGKYLNVNKDILIIGTDRSEGLINCAQQISNNKYNLGVADGLALPHPDGTFDFAISIAVIHHFATEERRVDAVKHILSKLKAGGEALIYCWALEQETSRRGYKEGDDQDVLIPWVLKKQQPSKKKGANKRKQKAESMSEPPESTEQPGEEEPDVTKYRYYHLYRKGELVDNCLQTKCCTIVEEGYEKDNWWVIIKKT